A genomic region of Branchiostoma lanceolatum isolate klBraLanc5 chromosome 4, klBraLanc5.hap2, whole genome shotgun sequence contains the following coding sequences:
- the LOC136433876 gene encoding uncharacterized protein, which produces MFVKTARGRQLLQAFLSDGLSPPDMEELRRNVPSSLEAVLNNPFPEYLKPFLEVLAKKSPICGLLHPSRKLHDFITDICNGEGVSDSVEKMQYLQHQIPALFEVMKHTDGHCVPEYLRPLLRDLLVVAERPFTGKVQVSNHLSSETGGMDDLSFFPALPCVRDRGKYVADGKRNAGGKVCKKSSGGHPSLLPGLFLLHCEHGINYGFEVMVRHESPNTPFTVLRKRFQNVPDCVIYDNSCNLHSYCLNRDPSLFRNTWFLVDRLHWKNHKGCSVGYKLSAYPQYDHINSQVVEQCNASLKKLKGQLSYMAPSNFMRQAKLFIWNRNRIAVTKMLQA; this is translated from the exons ATGTTTGTGAAAACAGCACGTGGTCGCCAGCTTCTACAAGCCTTCCTCAGCGATGGACTATCTCCACCAGACATGGAAGAACTGCGCAGAAACGTCCCCTCGTCACTTGAGGCTGTGCTGAACAATCCATTCCCAGAGTATTTAAAACCCTTCCTTGAAGTACTGGCCAAAAAATCCCCTATCTGTGGACTACTCCATCCCTCTAGAAAACTACATGACTTTATAACTGACATCTGCAATGGAGAAGGCGTTTCAGACTCTGTGGAGAAGATGCAATACCTTCAGCATCAAATCCCTGCTTTATTTGAAGTCATGAAACACACGGATGGCCACTGTGTGCCAGAGTACTTACGGCCACTGCTAAGAGACCTTCTTGTTGTGGCAGAGAGACCGTTTACCGGTAAGGTGCAGGTCTCCAACCATCTGTCATCAGAAACAGGAGGAATGGACGACTTGTCATTCTTTCCTGCCTTGCCATGTGTTAGGGACAGGGGGAAGTATGTGGCAGATGGGAAGAGGAATGCAGGTGGAAAAGTCTGCAAGAAGTCTTCTGGCGGGCACCCATCTCTTCTACCAGGACTATTCTTGTTACATTGTGAACATG GGATCAACTATGGATTCGAAGTGATGGTGAGACACGAGTCCCCGAATACTCCATTTACGGTACTCCGTAAAAGATTCCAAAATG TTCCAGACTGTGTCATCTACGACAATAGTTGCAATTTGCACTCGTACTGTCTGAACAGAGACCCATCCTTGTTCAGAAATACCTGGTTTCTGGTTGACCGGCTTCATTGGAAAAATCATAAAG GTTGCTCCGTGGGATACAAGCTGTCCGCATACCCACAGTACGATCACATCAACTCTCAGGTTGTAGAACAATGCAATGCGTCGTTGAAGAAGTTAAAAGGACAGCTGTCTTACATGGCACCATCAAACTTTATGCGGCAAGCAAAGCTGTTCATATGGAACAGAAATAGAATCGCTGTGACCAAAATGCTGCAGGCATAA
- the LOC136433875 gene encoding uncharacterized protein isoform X1, whose protein sequence is MRRSFVWGDGPSHDLAKAPMKKRKDSTKRKDSTTCMSTSKPKEVRSRATDSDVSNDQDVEIVHPSTVAVDPPALEETAVQSAMPLDIFTSYISQIQEESAISVCDSSVTVFALPDFDVHHSKLTVRKYHIVERCVKTVEGTCQWIYCCSCSRREQELVRSLASGITAGSSRISENYCIHIKAVVHIVSKFDLQHDIEADLNNGDHNYTTHASTYAAVAMPTVRTDEVFDVFGDDIFCIGCDSPSGSLSYGILHCSGNIVCLTCSYGSHSCVHVSQLQKLLANEDNIVSLSLLDTVQAIKNSLSCNKKVPSTVKNPICLSTQEINFDVNPCQLTNTPGYSPHKFCQDNGSVKLVTHEKSCPRCSTQLCDKEIDGGQCSSIQLFTRTSVFEATVYDKTCDSCGHSLPFDGRAEAILNMGSFLVSHDLLRDYMYHFLQTGLTLFGYHQTLCKHMADAGIVKFQLTYNKFRLAWHSFVQLLDIHYDDGFMCPVCGTSPKLVICDGTALSFRRELMPSLMEQSGNEEESRAIGR, encoded by the exons ATGCGTCGTTCATTCGTTTGGGGCGATGGTCCGTCCCACGATCTTGCCAAAGCTCcgatgaagaaaagaaaagattcGACCAAAAGAAAAGATTCGACTACCTGTATGTCCACATCTAAGCCCAAAGAAGTAAGAAGCAGGGCCACTGATTCAGATGTCAGTAACGATCAGGATGTCGAGATTGTTCATCCAAGCACAGTTGCAGTTGACCCTCCG GCCCTCGAAGAGACCGCTGTTCAGTCAGCGATGCCTCTTGACATCTTCACGTCGTACATCTCCCAGATTCAAGAGGAGTCTGCTATCTCAGTTTGTGATTCATCTGTCACTGTCTTTGCACTGCCGGACTTTGATGTCCATCATTCAAAGTTGACG GTGAGAAAATATCACATTGTGGAAAGATGTGTTAAAACAGTGGAGGGCACCTGCCAGTGGATTTATTGCTGCTCCTGTTCCAGGCGAGAGCAGGAACTAGTCAGGTCCTTAGCATCAGGCATCACCGCAGGATCATCTC GAATCTCGGAAAACTATTGCATCCACATCAAAGCTGTTGTACACATTGTGAGCAAATTTGATCTACAGCATGACATTGAAGCAGACTTAAATAACGGAG ATCACAACTACACCACACATGCGTCCACATATGCTGCTGTTGCCATGCCAACTGTGCGG aCTGACGAAGTCTTTGACGTCTTTGGAGATGACATCTTCTGCATTGGATGTGATTCTCCCTCAGGCTCCTTGAGCTATGGTATACTACACTGCAGTGGGAATATCGTGTGCCTGACCTGCAGCTACGGCTCCCATTCTTGTGTGCATGTCAGCCAGCTCCAAAAACTGTTGGCAAATGAAGACAACATAGTCAGTCTTTCATTGCTTGATACAGTGCAGGCAATAAAAAACAGCCTTTCATGCAACAAGAAAGTGCCCAGCACTGTCAAAAATCCCATCTGCCTTTCCACACAGGAAATAAATTTTGATGTCAACCCATGTCAGTTAACAAACACTCCAGGGTACAGCCCTCACAAGTTCTGTCAAGACAATGGATCAGTCAAACTTGTGACACATGAAAAAAGTTGTCCAAGGTGCAGTACACAGCTTTGTGACAAAGAAATTGATGGAGGGCAATGCAGTAGCATTCAACTATTCACTCGGACTTCGGTGTTTGAAGCAACAG TGTATGACAAGACTTGTGACAGTTGTGGCCATAGCCTGCCATTTGATGGACGAGCCGAGGCCATCCTCAACATGGGGTCATTCTTGGTATCCCACGACCTCCTGAGGGATTACATGTACCATTTCCTCCAGACTGG gCTAACATTGTTTGGCTATCACCAAACACTGTGCAAACATATGGCAGATGCTGGTATCGTGAAGTTCCAACTAACATACAACAAGTTCCGATTGGCGTGGCACTCCTTTGTTCAATTGTTAGACATTCACTATGATGATGGATTTATGTGTCCTGTTTGTGGCACGTCACCAAAATTGGTGATTTGCGATGGAACTGCACTAAGCTTCAGACGTGAGTTGATGCCATCATTGATGGAGCAAAGTGGAAATGAGGAGGAATCCAGAGCTATTGGCAGATAA
- the LOC136433875 gene encoding uncharacterized protein isoform X2 has protein sequence MRRSFVWGDGPSHDLAKAPMKKRKDSTKRKDSTTCMSTSKPKEVRSRATDSDVSNDQDVEIVHPSTVAVDPPALEETAVQSAMPLDIFTSYISQIQEESAISVCDSSVTVFALPDFDVHHSKLTVRKYHIVERCVKTVEGTCQWIYCCSCSRREQELVRSLASGITAGSSRISENYCIHIKAVVHIVSKFDLQHDIEADLNNGDHNYTTHASTYAAVAMPTVRTDEVFDVFGDDIFCIGCDSPSGSLSYVYDKTCDSCGHSLPFDGRAEAILNMGSFLVSHDLLRDYMYHFLQTGLTLFGYHQTLCKHMADAGIVKFQLTYNKFRLAWHSFVQLLDIHYDDGFMCPVCGTSPKLVICDGTALSFRRELMPSLMEQSGNEEESRAIGR, from the exons ATGCGTCGTTCATTCGTTTGGGGCGATGGTCCGTCCCACGATCTTGCCAAAGCTCcgatgaagaaaagaaaagattcGACCAAAAGAAAAGATTCGACTACCTGTATGTCCACATCTAAGCCCAAAGAAGTAAGAAGCAGGGCCACTGATTCAGATGTCAGTAACGATCAGGATGTCGAGATTGTTCATCCAAGCACAGTTGCAGTTGACCCTCCG GCCCTCGAAGAGACCGCTGTTCAGTCAGCGATGCCTCTTGACATCTTCACGTCGTACATCTCCCAGATTCAAGAGGAGTCTGCTATCTCAGTTTGTGATTCATCTGTCACTGTCTTTGCACTGCCGGACTTTGATGTCCATCATTCAAAGTTGACG GTGAGAAAATATCACATTGTGGAAAGATGTGTTAAAACAGTGGAGGGCACCTGCCAGTGGATTTATTGCTGCTCCTGTTCCAGGCGAGAGCAGGAACTAGTCAGGTCCTTAGCATCAGGCATCACCGCAGGATCATCTC GAATCTCGGAAAACTATTGCATCCACATCAAAGCTGTTGTACACATTGTGAGCAAATTTGATCTACAGCATGACATTGAAGCAGACTTAAATAACGGAG ATCACAACTACACCACACATGCGTCCACATATGCTGCTGTTGCCATGCCAACTGTGCGG aCTGACGAAGTCTTTGACGTCTTTGGAGATGACATCTTCTGCATTGGATGTGATTCTCCCTCAGGCTCCTTGAGCTATG TGTATGACAAGACTTGTGACAGTTGTGGCCATAGCCTGCCATTTGATGGACGAGCCGAGGCCATCCTCAACATGGGGTCATTCTTGGTATCCCACGACCTCCTGAGGGATTACATGTACCATTTCCTCCAGACTGG gCTAACATTGTTTGGCTATCACCAAACACTGTGCAAACATATGGCAGATGCTGGTATCGTGAAGTTCCAACTAACATACAACAAGTTCCGATTGGCGTGGCACTCCTTTGTTCAATTGTTAGACATTCACTATGATGATGGATTTATGTGTCCTGTTTGTGGCACGTCACCAAAATTGGTGATTTGCGATGGAACTGCACTAAGCTTCAGACGTGAGTTGATGCCATCATTGATGGAGCAAAGTGGAAATGAGGAGGAATCCAGAGCTATTGGCAGATAA